Part of the Desulfohalovibrio reitneri genome is shown below.
ATCCGCACGCCCATGAACACCATGCTGGGCATGGTGGACCTGCTGCGCGACTCCAGGCTGAACGGCGAGCAGGAGGAATACGTCTCCCTGCTGGAGAACGCGGGCGAGACCCTGCTCAGCCTGCTCAACGACATCCTGGACCTCTCCCGTGTGGAGTCCGGCCGCCTGACCATCGTGGCCGAGCCGTTCGACCCGCGCGTGCTGGTGGACGAGATATGTTCCCTGCTGCGGCCCCAGGCCCAGGAAAAGGGACTCTACCTGCACTGCGGCCTGGACCATTCGCTGCCCGCCGCCCTGCTCGGCGACTACCACCACATCAGGCAGGTGTTGACCAACCTGGCGCACAACGCCATCAAGTTCACCAGGCAAGGTGGCGTGACGCTGGACGTGAGTCGGCGGGAAAACGGTGACATCCCCAGAATCCGATTTACGGTGAGCGACACCGGCATCGGCATCCCCAGGAAGCAGCAGACCCGCATTTTCGATATCTTCACCCAGGCCGACTCCTCCATCACCCGCGAGTTCGGCGGCACCGGACTGGGACTGGCCATCTGCCGCAGGCTGGTGGAGGCCATGGGCGGGGAAATCCAATTGGAGAGCGCGCCCGGTGGCGGCAGCCGCTTTTCCTTTGTTCTGCCTCTGCCTCGGGCCGAACTCGGCATGGAGGAGCTGGAGGAAGCCCCCGCGGACAACGCCCAGATGCGGGGAGACGGACTGCGCCTGCTGCTGGTGGAGGACAACCAGAACAACCGCCTGCTCTTCGAGCGGTTTTTGCGGAACACTCCGCACCGCGTGGACTGGGCGGGAGACGGGCGCAAGGCGCTGGAAATGTTCCGCGAAACGGAATACGACATGGTTTTTATGGATCTGGAGATGCCGGTCATGGACGGCTACGAGGCCACCCGCCGCCTGCGCGCCGAGGAGGAACGCCTGGGACGCGAGCCCGTGCCCGTGGTGGCCCTGACCGCCCACAGCCTTGAGGAGCACCGCGAGGAGAGTCTGGCCGCGGGCTGCACCGAGCACCTCCCCAAGCCGTACAGCAAGGCCTCCCTGCTGAAAGCCATTCACCGGCACGCCGCCTAGGCCATGTCCGCTGGCACATCTTCCATCCCGGTGGCCCTGGCCGCCGTCCCAGGCTACGACGCCTTCGGCCTGCTGGAGGCCGCGCGCCGCTGCCTGGCGGCGGCCGGGGTGCAGCGGTTGCGCGGGGCGCGGGTGCTGGTCAAGCCCAATCTGGTCTCTCCCAAGAACCCCCTTTTGACCTGCACACGGGCGGAGGTGGTGCGGGCGGCCTGCCTGGCGCTGCGCGAGGCGGGGGCCGACCCCTGGGTGGGGGATTCCCCGGCCTTCGGCAGCGCGGCCTCGGTGGCCCGGGCGGCGGGGTATCCCCAGGCCCTGGCCGATCTGGACGTGCCCATCCGGGGGCTGGGCCGCGCCGTGCCCCTGGACTTCGCCGACGGCGGCTGCATCGGCGTCTCGCGCGCCGCCCTGGAGGCGGACCTGATCTGCAACCTGCCCAAGGCCAAGGCGCACGGACAGGTGCGGCTGACCCTGGCGGCCAAGAATCTTTTCGGCTGCGTGGTGGGGGCGCGCAAGGCCCTGGCCCATGCCCGCATGGGGGAGAAGGCCAACCGCTTCGAGTCCATGCTCTGCGACGTGGCGGCCGCGCTGCCGCCGGGCGTCTCCCTGCTGGACGGGGTGGAGGCCATGCACGTGGACGGCCCCCAGGGCGGGGAGCCGTTCCACCTGGGGATGCTGGCCGCCTGCCGCGACCCCTTCGCCCTGGACACCGCCCTGTACGGCCTGCTGGGCGTGACGCCGGACGAGGTGCCCCTGTGGCGCGAGGCCAGGGAGCGCGGCCTGCCCGGGGCCTTCGCCGAGAACCTTTCCTTCCCCCTGGACCGCCCTGAGTCCTTCGACGCCAGCGGGTTTGAGATGCCGGGCCGCCTGTCGCCCGTGACCTTCGACCCCTTCCGCCTGCTCAAGGGACGGCTCAAGAGCTTCGTCCGCCGCTTCAAATAGCCCGGCCTAGCACGCGGCCACGGGCAGCTCGTCCCAGCGCGAGGTGTAGGCCGGGGAGAGGCGGTCGCGCCGCATGGACCACGGCCTGTGGATGCCGGAGGCGGCGGAGTGCAGCGTCCGCCGCCCCCAGCGGGCGTTGACGCGGTCCATGGTCCGCATCAGCTCCGTCCGGCGCGGGTCGTCGCCCTCGGGATGGCCCAGCAGGCGCAGTTGCCGCCCGCCCTCCGGCTCGATGCCGGACAGCAGCACCCCCGCCTTGACGTAGCCGTAGCCGGGCTTGAACAGCCGCTCCAGCAGCGCGTGCGCCGCGCGGGCGATGCGCGCGGTGTCCGCCGTGGGGTGCTCCAGAGCCGTGCCCAGCATGCCCTGGTGCTGGGGCGCGCCCTCCTTGAAGGGATTGGTGCGGATGAAGGCGGAGACGTGGGCGCAGGCGCAGCCCTGCCGCCGCAGCTTTTCCCCGGCCCGGGCGGCGTACAGGCTGAGGGCCTCCCGCAACTGGTCCGGATCGGTCAGCGGGCGGCTGAAGGAGCGGGAGGAGCAGATGGCCTTCTTGGCCGGGGGGACGCGCTCCAGGTCGATGCAGGGCATTCCGCGCAGCTCCAGCACGGTGTGCAGCCCGGTGACGCTCATGCGCTTGCGGGCCAGGTCGCGGTCCATCCGCTTCAGCCCGGCCGCGTGGCGCACGCCGTGGTGCCCCAGCATGGCCGCGTGGCGAGGCCCCACGCCCCACACGTCGCCGGGGTCGAGGGTTCGCAGGTGCGGGTCGTCGCCGTCGCCGCCGCGCAGGGTGAACACGCCGCCGCCCCGCTTGGCCAGCTTGTTGGCCGCCTTGGCCAGGGTCTTGGTGGGGCCCAGGCCGATGGATACGGGAATGCCGGTCCAGCGGCGCACCTGCTCCCGCAGCCGGGCGACGTACCCGGAAAGATCGCCGCGCAGCCCGTGCAGGTCCAGAAAGGCCTCGTCGATGGAGTAGACCTCCATGTCCGGCGCGGCGGCGGAAAGCACCCGCATGACCCGCGCCGAGAGGTCGCCGTACAGGGCGTAGTTGGAGGAGAACACGGCCACGCCGTGGCGGCGGAAGACCGCCTCCCATTTGAAGGCGGGCGCGCCCATGGGGATGTCCAGGGCCTTGGCCTCGGCGGAGCGGGCCACCACGCAGCCGTCGTTGTTGGACAGCACCACCACCGGGCGGCGGGCCAGGTGCGGGGCGAAGACGCGCTCGCAGGAGGCGTAGAAGGAGTTGCAGTCCACCAAAGCGAACATGGTGCGTACCTGGGGCTGGAAAGCGGCCTGTTGGAGTTCGAGGGCGGCTGGCGCGGAATCAGCCCGCCTTGTGGATGACGAAGGTGACCACGCCCCAGATGTCCAGTTCCTCGTCCCCGTCCAGCACCAGGGGGGCGTAGTCCGGGTTCTCCGGCAGGAGCAGGGCGCGGCCGTCCCTGGTGCGGAACCGCTTGACGGTCAGCTCGCCGTGCACCGAGGCCACCACGATGCTGCCCTGGCGCGGCTGCCGGGCGCGGTCCACCACCAGGATGTCGCCGTCGCGCACCCCGGCGCCCTCCATGGAATCGCCCGCGGCCCGCATGAAGAAGGTGGCCGCCGGGTTCTCCACCAGGTGCTCGTTGAGGTCCAGGGCGGTGTCCAGGTAGTCGTCCGCCGGGGACGGGAACCCGGCCTGCACCGCCTCCAGCAGCAGGGGACGGGCCAGCCGCGCGGCGTGCGGGCTGGGGCGGCCCGCGGCGCGGAGTATGGGGTTGGCGGCCATGCGCGCTCCGGTTGTACGATTTTGCGGACAATGTCCGCATTGACTTTACTTTTAGCCGGAGCGCGGGAACGGGTCAAGGCTTGACCGGGGTGGTCGGCTTGGGCAGGCTTGCGCTTCCCCCGCCCCGGCGGGGCGTTCCGTCCGCACACCAGCCCAGGGAATCATTCGGAGAATCCGCCTATGTATCGGGAAACGGCGCACATCGTCCTGGCCTCGGCCTCGCCCAGGCGGCGGGAACTGCTCTCGCGCACCGGAATCGCCTTCCAGGTAAGCCCGGCCCGCATGGAGGAGCCCCCGGCCGAAGAGGGCGAGGCGGCCCCGGACTACGTGGGCCGCATGGCCCGGCTCAAGGGGCTGGAGGTGGCGGCCCGCTTCCCCCGCTCCGTGGTGCTTGCCGCGGACACCGCCGTGGTGGCCCCGGACGGCGAGGTCATGGGCAAGCCCCGCGACGCCGGGGACGCCCTGCGCATGCTGCAGCAGCTTGCGGGCAACGACCACCAGGTCGTCACCGGCTGCGCCCTCGTCTCCCCCAACCGCCCGCCCCACGCCTTCACCGTGGCCACCACCGTCCGCTTCGCTCCGGTCCCCGCCCAAATCCTGCAAGCCTACGCCGCCTCGGAAGAACCCCGGGACAAGGCCGGGGCCTACGCCATCCAGGGCGAGGCCGCCGCCCTGGTGGAATCCATCAGCGGCTCCTGGACCAACGTGGTCGGGTTGCCGCTGGCGGAGGTGATGGAGGTGTTGATGGCTTGGGGGGTGGTGGCTTGCGAGTCATCGTGACGCCGCCGACGGGATGATGCCGGGATGAGCAGCGTTGATCTGGTTGCCATGCTCGGCAACTGGCGGGGCGTTCTCACGCGGTTGGGGGCGTTCTCGCCCTTGATCCTGGCGGGGGAGCGACTGTTGCACCAGGTCCTGCCACTGCTGAAGCGGCACGACGTGCATCCTGAGTACATCCTGGCCGAGGAGGGCGGCGGACGGAGCGCCTGCGGGCTCGAACGCATCCAGGCGCATGCTCTGCAAACCATGCCGCCGACAACCGGCATATGCGTGTGCGATCTGGGCGGGGTCGAGCTGGCGCACGAGTTGAAATCCGTGGCGGATTTCCCGGTTCTGGACGGCTTCCTTCCCCTGTGCCACGACATGTTCGCCCCTCATTTCGATCCCAGGCGCATCGCGGACAATCTTGACCGGATCCACGCCGCCAGGCGGCTGTTCACCGACGAACCCTCCCTGGAGCTCTTCGACGCCATCCTCGCCTTCCGCCTCTCCCGCGACCTCGGGCTGCTGCCCCTGCCCGCCATTCCGCTCTATTTCCATCCGGGCACGGCGCCCCGCGCTGGGGACGTGATAATCGACGCCGGGGCGTTTGATGGGGACACAGCGCTCTCATTCGCCTCGGCAGCGAATAATCGCGCCAAAATATTCGCGTTCGAGCCGGACAGGACGAATCTGGCCGCGCTCAAGGGCGCGGTGCGGCGGGCCGGGGCGGAGCGGGTGGTGGAGGCGGTTCCCATGGCCTTATCCGGGGAGGACGGCCACGTGCCGTTCACCGGGGCCGGGTCGTCCGCGCGAATAGGCGGCAAAGGGGAGCGGGTGCGGTCGACGACGCTCGATTCCTTCTGCGCGGCCAGGGGAATCAGGCCCACGCTGATAAAGACCGATCTCGAGGGGGCCGACCTCGACGCACTGCGCGGAGCGCGGGAGACAACCCGCGCCCACAGGCCGCGTCTGGCCTTGTCCGTCTACCACCGCCCCGAAGACCTCTGGGAGATTCCCCTGCTGGCGGCGCAACTCCGCCCCGGGTCCCGCCTCAGCCTCGTCCGCCACCAGGGCCCGGAGTCCCTGGGAGAAATCGTCTGCTACGTGTACGATACCCCTGGTGGTGGACAGTGACCTCCCCCCATGCATCGTCGCCGAGGGATGACCGACGGTGCCAGCTTCGGCCTTCATCATCTGAACGCGATACAGGAGGCGGAGTAGAGTAAGTGCCGTGAATTTGTGGTAGCATTCGCCATGGAAGAATTCCCCATAGTATTCACCAGCCTCCATTCCTGGGAGGTGCGGCTCATGCAGCAGGAACTGGAAGCCGAGGGCATCCCGGCCGTTGTGGAGGACGAGGGGGTGGTGGGGGCCAATTGGCTGTACGCCAACGCCGTGGGCGGGGTGAAGCTGCGGGTGCACGCTGAGGACGCGGAGCGCGCCGGACGGGTGGTCCATGAGTTCCAGGGGAAGGACGCGTCCGGGACTGTGTCCCGCTGCCCGGCCTGCGGCGGCTCCAACGTGCGCGGCGAGCGCTGGCCCGTGCTGGGCGTGATCGCTTCATATTTTCTGCTTGGCGTGCCCTTCCTCTTCCGCAAGCAGTGGCGGTGCCGGGACTGTGGGCACACTTGGCGGGGTTAAGCCGCACTTGGCCCGACCAGCCCTCGTTCCCGCGTACTCCATCTGACCCCGCTTGTCCCGCCAAGCGCGGTGCTTCCTCTGTGTATCCGAAATCTTGTCGCTCTTTCAGAGTGATCTCCCGTTCCCGCGCTGTGAAGGAATCATGCTCCTTCCAGCAGGAAGAGGTCGGATAGTTAGCTTGACAGTCAAACTATACCTGAGTAGTCAAGTTTGATAATCAAGCTAATCGCAAATCAAGGGAATGGAGTCGCATATGGATTCGGTATTCTGGGTAGCCTTGCAGAGCAGTCTGGTGCTGGGGTTGATTCACGGGGTGAACCCGTGCGGGCACTCTTGGCTTGTGCTGGCGCCTTTCGTCTACGGCGAGAAGCGTGGCAGGCGGGTGATGTATCTCACGGCCGCCTTCATCATCGGCACCACCCTGGCCTGTCTGGGCATCGGGCTGACGCTGGGTGCGGTTTCCCTGGCCATTCCGCCGGCTTTCGCCTTCTACGTGGATAGCATCACCTTCCTCATCCTGCTCGCCCTTGGCCTGATCCTCATCGTCAAGCCCAACCTGCTGCACAGCCACGACCACGAGCACGACCACGACCACGGCCACAACGAGCACCACGGGGACACGCACCACCATCATCACGAGAGCGACCACGATCACCTCGGCCATTGCCACTTCCATCCGCCCAAGGCGAGCGAGGCCAAGACCATCACCTTCTGGGGGCTGTTCGTCATCGGCTTCGTGAACATGATCGTGCCTTGTCCCACAGTGGCCATGATGTACACCTACGCCATTGACTCGGGCAGCATTCTCAAGGGAACGTCTGTTTTCGCGCTCTACGCCCTGGGCACGGCGATCGCCCTGGCGGCGGTCATCTACGCCATCTTCAAGGCGGCCGGGTTCCTGCGAACTCTGGAGCAGGACTGGGTGGAGCCGGTGATGATGCGCGCGGCGGGCGTGCTGACCATCGCCTTCGGGGCGTACAGCCTGTATTCGGCCACAGCCTAAAGGACGGGGCATGATCGACAGGATCAACCATGCGGTGGTGGAGTTTTTCGAGAAGCTTTCCTCCTGGGAGCACGACGTGGTGCGGGAGAAGGGGATAACCCTGCCGCAGATGCACACCCTGGAGGTGCTGGGCATCCACGGCCCCATGCGCATGAAGGAGCTGGCCGAGCGCATGGGCGTGACCACCGGCACCCTGACCGTGCTGGTGGACCGGCTGGAGGCCAAGGAGTACGCCCGCCGCCGCGCCCACGACACGGACCGCCGTTCCATCATCGTGGAGATGGCCGCCAAGGGGCGTGAACTCTTCGAGGAGCACGACCGGCTCCACCTGGGGCTGACCGAGGAGCTGCTCGCTGCCTGCCCCAAGGAGGATCGCGAGGCCCTGCTGCGCTGCCTGACCGCCATGAACGAGCGGTTCTAGCCCGGGCTTGACTCCCGCGCCGCCATGGCGTCCTCTGCCCAAAAGGAGGACGCCATGCCGTACGTGAACATCAAGATCACCCGCGAGGGGGCCACGGCCGAGGAGAAGGAGCGTCTCATCTCCGGAGTGACGGAGCTGCTGCGGGACGTTTTGGGCAAGAACCCCGAGACCACGGTGGTGGTCATCGACGAGGTGGAGACGGACAACTGGGGCATCGGCGGCGTGCCGGTGACCGAGCGGCGGAAGCGGGGGATGTAGGTCGGGGCTCGTTCTTTTCCGGCTGGCCTGAGCGGAGAGGCCACTCTCTGTCGATATCGACAATTCGTTGCTATTTGCGGCATTAATCTGTATTTGTCTTTCGAAAAACGAAAAGGAGATGGGTTTATGCCGCATCAGGTCACGTCGCACATGTACAATTTCACTCTCCCCAGGAATGGCTCGGCCATGCAGATGACCATCAAAAAGGACAACAAAGTCCTGGGACATCTGTCCATTGGCCGTGGTTCCTTCTGGTGGAGGGACAAGGGGGACAAGAATTCCCGCTATCTCACTTGGGAGGAATTCTTCGATTTCTTACGGAGACACGAAGGCGAGTTTTCAGTCTAAAAAACAAAGAGGCCCGGAGGATCGCATCCCCCGGGCCTTTTTCGTGCCTGGAGCCTTGGCGGGGCGGGCGGCCCGCTATTTGCGCATGCGTTCCATGAGCCGCCGCAGTTCGTCGGACTCGCTGGCCAGGCCCTCGATGGCCTGGGCGGCCTGAACCATGCCGTCGGCGGTTTCCTGGGAAATCCCCCCGATTTCCTCCACCGCGGCCATGATCTTGCCCGATGCCTCGGACTGCTCCTCCGAGGCCTGGGCGATGGAGCGCACCCGTTCGGCCGTGCCCTCCACGATGCGCACGATGCCGGACAGCGCCTCGCCCGACTCCCGGGCCAGCTCGGTGGAGCGGGCCACGGCCTCGGCCGCAGCCGAGGTGGCGGAGACGCTTTTCTCCGCGTCGCCCTGGATGCCGGAGATGGCCTCGGTGACCTCGGTTGTGGCGGACATGGTTTTTTCCGCCAGCTTGCGCACCTCGTCGGCCACCACGGCGAAGCCGCGCCCGGCGTCGCCAGCGCGGGCGGCCTCGATGGCCGCGTTGAGGGCGAGGAGGTTGGTCTGGTCGGCGATGTCCTGGATGACGGTGATGATTTCACCGATGGACCGGGCGCGCTTGCTGAGCTGGTCCATGTTCTCCTGCAGGGCGGCGGCCTGGCGGTCCACGTCGTTGATGGCCTCCACGGCCCGGGCCACCACGTCCTCGCCCTTGACCGCCATTTCCCTGGCCTCGTCCGCGTTGTCCGACGCGGTGGAGGCGCTCTCGGCCACCTCGGTCACGCGCTCGTTGAGGCGGCGCACGTCCTGCATAGTCTCGGCGGTGCGCTCCTTTTGGTTCTCCGCCCCGCGCGAGGCCTGCTCCACCTGCCCGGTGAGGTTGTCCGAGGCCTCGGAGACCTCCTGGGCGATGCGGGTGGCGTCCTCGGCCACGGCGGTGATCTTGTCGTTCTGCTCGCGGATTTCCTGTTCCTGGGCGCGGATGCGGGTCAGGTCGAAGTAGAGGGTGAATACGCCCATCTTGCGGTTGTCCATGTCGAAGATGGGGGTGGCGTTGACGTTGAGCACCACGGACTGGCCGTCGCGCTCCACTTCCATCTCCCCCTCCACGCGGGTTTCGTCCTCCAGGGCGCGGGTGGAGCGGGTTTCGCGGCTGGCGTCGCCGTAGAAGAACTCCCCGGCGGTCAGGCTGTGGTATTCCTCGGCCTGGCCCGTCTTGCCAAGCGCCTGCAGCAGGAGGTCGTTCACCCGGGTGATGCGGCCCTGGTTGTCCAGCACCAGGTAGGGGAAGGCGGTGGAAATCCCTTCCAGCACGCCGTCGGAGAAGCCCAGCTTGTCCTTGAGCTCGTCAACCATGCCGCCCACGTCGCGGGAGAGGTCGGCCAGCTCGAAGCGGTAGGAGCCCTCCAGACTGGCCGAGAGGTTTCCGCGGGAGACGGCCGAGGTGAAGGCCTGGATGCGGGAGATGGGGCCGGTGACCATGCGCCGCACCAGCAGGAAGATGGCCGCCACCAACACGGCCACGGCGATCAGCCCCATGACGGCCAGGATGTTGCGCTGGTCCACGGCGCGGGAGGCCATGTCCGCCTTGTAGGCGGATGTGACCAGCACCCAGTCCGTGCGCGGCACGGTGGAGGCCACGCCCAGCATGTCCTCGCCGCGCCACTGGTAGGAGAAGGCGGTTTCGTTCGCGCCGACCTCTGCGGGCAGGGCGGAGAAGGTGGTGCCAACCATATCCCCCTCGGGATGGGCGATAACCCGCCCGGCGGAGTCCAGCAGGAAGGCGTGGCCTCGTTTGCCGATCTCCACGGGCAGGATGTATTCCTCGGCGAAGGACTGGAAGTCCACGGCCACGGCCAAACCGCCGGCCAGCTTTTCGAACAGGTTGAACACGGGCTGGGCGATGAGAAACACCTTGCGGCCCGAGTATTGACCCGTGTTCACGCGGTCGCCCACGTACACATCGCCATCGGCCGTGGCACGGAAGTAAGATGTTCCCGCCACGTCCTCGGTTTCGATTTTTTCGCCGTCCGCGTTCATGCCCACTTTCACCGCGCCGTCGGAATCATACATCCACCCGGCCACGAAGACGTCGAAGGCTTCCAGGTAGGCGGCCAGCTGCTTCTTGGCGTAGCGGCCGGAGCCGCCGTACAGCACCCCCGCCATCTGCTCGTTCTTGACCATGGCCTCGGCCTTGGCCGCGGATTCGTCCACGAAGTCCGCCAGGGTGCTGCGAAGGGAGCCGTTCAGCTCCTCCATCTGCTTGGTCTGGACTTCCAAAATGGCCTGGTAGGAGGAACTGGAAGCGTAGGCGATGAGGGCCACGATGGAGGCGGCCACGATAAGGAAAGTAAAGACGAGCAAGCGTCCGTTAATGCTGTCGAAACGCATAATGAAAGACCTTTTCCTGATGCTCTGTGCAAATTCGCGGCGCGAGGCGGGACAGTGAAGGGGGGTGCGGAGACGCTCCGCGTCTGAAAATCTTACATTTACTCCCGGAAAAATCAAGAATGCGCAAAGGCCGCGTCGCCCGGCGGCTAGGCCTGTTCCAGCCCATCGACCTTTGCCCGGCTCTCGGGTAATCTGCCGGGCCATGCGAGACCAACCACCCATCACACCGGAAACCACTGGCGACGCCCTGCTGCTTTCCCTGTCCACCCTCGGTTTCGTGGGCCGTTCACCGGTCATGCCGGGCACCTGCGGATCGGCCGTGGCCGTGCTGCTGGCGCCGCTTCTGTTTCTGCCCCTTTCCTGGCCGGTTCAGCTGGCTGTCCTGGCGGGGATGTTCCTGTTGGGCGGCTGGGCGGCCACGAGGGTGGAGCGCATGTCCGCCCGGCACGACCCCTCCATGGTGGTCATCGACGAGGTGGTGGGCCAATGGCTGGCCCTGCTGCCCCTGGCGGCCACGGCCTCCTGGCCCTGGCTTGCGGCCGGGTTCGTTTTCTTCCGCGCGCTGGACATCGCCAAGCCCTGGCCCGTGCGCCGGTCCGAGCACTGGCTGCCGGAGGGCTTCGGCGTGATGCTGGACGACGTGCTGGCCGGAGCGGGCGCGGCCGGGCTGCTCTGGGCGGCGCGGGCAATGCTGGCCTGACGCGGACGAAAAAAAGGCCGGAAGCGAATCCGCTCCCGGCCTTGCACTCGTCGTATGAATCCCGTCGCGCCGTCTACTTGACCACCTTGAATTCGCAGCGGCGGTTCTTGGCCCAGGCGACCTCGTTGTTGGCCGGGTCGATGGGGTCCTCCTCGCCGTAGCTGACGATGTTCATGCGGTTGGGCGAGATGCCCAGGAGCACCAGGTACTCGTAGGCGGCCCTGGCGCGGCGCTCGCCCAGGGCCAGGTTGTATTCCTCGGTGCCCCGGTTGTCGCAGTAGCCCTCGATGACCAGCCGCAGGTCCTCGTGCTCCTTGAGGATCTCGGCCTTCGCGCGGAGAATGTCCCGCGCCTCGTCGCTCAGTTCGAAGGAGTCGAAGGCGAAGTTGATCATGGTGGCCAGCTCGGCCATGTCTTCCTGCATCATCTCCGTGCGGCGCTCTTCCTGGCGGGCGCGGCGCTGCTCTTCCAGGCGGCGTTCCTCAAGCTCGCGTTGCTTGAGCGCCTCGCGCTCCTCCTGGGTCATGGCCTCCTGGCCTTCCCGGGCCGATTCGGCGGCCTGGCCTTCGGTGGCCGCGCCGGTGGCGCCCTTGGGAAGGCCGCTTTGCGACTGCTTGCTGGTGCAGCCCATGCCCGCGCTCAGCATGGCGGCGAGCAGGGCGATGGTCAGTAGGCGGAAGACGGTCTGCATGGGAGCCCTCCTCATGGACGGGGTTTGTTCGGCTTACGCTTGGGGTTGTAGCCGGTTTTCATCAAATGTCAAAGCTCGCCGCCATATGCCCAGGTTGGGTGGCGGGCCTCGCCCTCGCCGGTCTCAACCTTGATGGGCGCGTCGCCGTGCCGGGTGGTCAGGTAAATCTGGTAGGAGCCGCCGCGCGAGGAGGCGAAGGCCACGAAGTAGCCGTCCGGGGCGAAGGCCGGGTCCTCGTCGTTGCCCGGGCCGAAGCTGATCTGCCGCTCCTTGCCCGTGGTCAGGTCGTGCAGGAAGATGCGGTGTCCGTCCGGGGTGCGGCGGGAGTAGACCAGCAGGGTGCCGTCCGGGCTCAGGGAGGGCGAGGTATTGTAGCGGCCCTGATAGGTGACGCGCTCCGAATCCCCGGAATCGCGGTCCAGCATAAAGACATAGGGATTGCCCAGCCGGTCCGAGACGAAGGCCATTTTCCCCCCGGACTCGTCGAATGAGGGGGAGATGTCGATGGCCCAGCTCTCGACGAGCGGCTTGCCCGGCTTGTAGTCCTCGTCCAGCAGGTAGATGTTCTGCTCACCGCGGGGGTTGAGCGTGACCGCCACCCTGCC
Proteins encoded:
- a CDS encoding phosphatidylglycerophosphatase A family protein; amino-acid sequence: MRDQPPITPETTGDALLLSLSTLGFVGRSPVMPGTCGSAVAVLLAPLLFLPLSWPVQLAVLAGMFLLGGWAATRVERMSARHDPSMVVIDEVVGQWLALLPLAATASWPWLAAGFVFFRALDIAKPWPVRRSEHWLPEGFGVMLDDVLAGAGAAGLLWAARAMLA
- a CDS encoding OmpA family protein gives rise to the protein MQTVFRLLTIALLAAMLSAGMGCTSKQSQSGLPKGATGAATEGQAAESAREGQEAMTQEEREALKQRELEERRLEEQRRARQEERRTEMMQEDMAELATMINFAFDSFELSDEARDILRAKAEILKEHEDLRLVIEGYCDNRGTEEYNLALGERRARAAYEYLVLLGISPNRMNIVSYGEEDPIDPANNEVAWAKNRRCEFKVVK